A genomic region of Chlorobaculum parvum NCIB 8327 contains the following coding sequences:
- a CDS encoding thiazole synthase yields the protein MNALRLGSYTFSSRLILGTGKFSSVSAMIEAVRASGSQLVTVALRRFNREQAEDDLFGPLSEIEGLTLMPNTSGAATAKEAVKAAHISRELSGSPFIKVEIHPNPHHLMPDPIETYEACKILAAEEFIVMPYIPADPVLAKRLEEVGCSSVMPLGSAIGSGQGLSTSAMVQLIIRESSIPVIVDAGLRSPSEACAAMEMGCEAVLVNSAIAVARDPAAMAGAFARAVEAGYDARNAGLMQRSGSAVATSPLTSFLGAGS from the coding sequence ATGAATGCACTTCGTTTAGGCTCATACACCTTCTCATCCCGCCTGATTCTCGGCACCGGCAAGTTCAGCAGCGTTTCGGCGATGATCGAGGCCGTCCGCGCGTCGGGCTCGCAGCTCGTCACGGTCGCCCTGCGGCGCTTCAACCGCGAGCAGGCAGAGGACGATCTGTTCGGCCCGCTCTCGGAAATCGAGGGCCTCACGCTGATGCCCAACACCTCCGGTGCAGCGACGGCGAAAGAAGCCGTCAAGGCGGCGCACATTTCACGCGAACTCTCCGGCAGCCCGTTCATCAAGGTGGAGATTCACCCGAATCCGCACCACCTGATGCCCGATCCGATCGAAACTTACGAGGCATGCAAAATCCTTGCAGCCGAGGAGTTTATCGTCATGCCTTACATCCCCGCCGATCCGGTGCTGGCCAAGCGGCTCGAAGAGGTGGGATGCAGCTCGGTGATGCCGCTCGGCTCGGCCATCGGCAGCGGGCAGGGGCTCTCGACCTCGGCGATGGTGCAGCTCATCATCCGCGAAAGTTCTATTCCGGTGATCGTCGATGCGGGCCTGCGCTCCCCGTCCGAAGCGTGTGCGGCGATGGAGATGGGGTGCGAGGCGGTGCTGGTCAACAGCGCGATTGCCGTCGCCCGCGATCCCGCCGCGATGGCCGGAGCGTTCGCCCGCGCGGTCGAAGCGGGGTATGATGCCCGTAACGCAGGACTGATGCAGCGCTCCGGTTCGGCGGTGGCAACCAGTCCACTCACCTCTTTTCTCGGGGCGGGCTCATGA
- the thiS gene encoding sulfur carrier protein ThiS, with amino-acid sequence MIRITLNGEKREFPSGSSVADLLKLECAALQKVAVVVNENIVRADERASVMLQDNDQVEILVFAGGG; translated from the coding sequence ATGATCCGCATCACGTTGAACGGCGAAAAGCGCGAATTCCCCTCCGGCTCGTCGGTTGCCGACCTGCTGAAGCTGGAGTGCGCAGCATTGCAAAAGGTGGCTGTCGTGGTCAACGAGAACATCGTCCGCGCGGATGAACGCGCATCGGTCATGTTGCAGGATAACGACCAGGTAGAAATCCTCGTTTTCGCTGGCGGCGGCTGA
- the cysK gene encoding cysteine synthase A: MAIIPNITSTIGGTPLVRLNRLAEGLEADVLLKLEFFNPLGSVKDRIGRAMIEAAEAEGKIDARTLIVEPTSGNTGIALAFVCAQRGYKLLLTMPETMSVERRKLLRYLGAELVLTPGAQGMKGAIEEAARIVETEKNSFNPGQFRNPANPRIHQATTGPELWNATEGRIDMLVAGVGTGGTITGTSRFIKPLKPGFRSIAVEPTGSPVLSGGAAGPHKIQGIGAGFVPEVLDQSLIDEVVTVTDDDAISTARSLAASEGILCGISSGAAVHAAIEVGRRPESRGKTIVAIIPSTGERYLSTVLFEGIEA, from the coding sequence ATGGCTATCATCCCGAATATCACCAGCACAATCGGAGGCACACCCCTGGTGCGGCTCAATCGGCTTGCCGAAGGGCTCGAAGCCGACGTGCTGCTCAAGCTCGAATTCTTCAATCCGCTCGGCAGCGTCAAGGACAGGATCGGTAGGGCGATGATCGAGGCCGCCGAAGCGGAAGGCAAAATCGACGCCCGGACGCTCATCGTCGAGCCGACCAGCGGCAACACCGGCATCGCGCTGGCGTTCGTGTGCGCCCAACGCGGCTACAAGCTGCTGCTCACCATGCCCGAAACCATGAGCGTCGAACGGCGCAAACTGCTGCGCTACCTCGGCGCGGAGCTGGTGCTCACCCCTGGCGCACAGGGAATGAAGGGGGCGATTGAAGAGGCAGCGCGGATCGTCGAAACCGAAAAGAACAGCTTCAACCCCGGTCAGTTCCGCAACCCCGCAAACCCGAGAATCCACCAGGCAACCACCGGCCCTGAGCTCTGGAACGCCACCGAAGGCCGGATTGACATGCTCGTGGCGGGCGTCGGCACTGGCGGAACCATCACCGGAACCTCGCGCTTCATCAAACCGCTCAAGCCTGGATTCCGCTCAATCGCCGTCGAACCGACTGGCTCGCCAGTGCTCTCCGGCGGTGCGGCAGGCCCGCACAAAATCCAGGGCATCGGAGCAGGCTTCGTGCCCGAAGTGCTCGACCAGTCACTGATCGACGAGGTGGTAACGGTGACGGACGACGACGCAATCTCGACCGCGCGGTCACTGGCCGCAAGCGAGGGTATCCTCTGCGGCATCTCCTCCGGCGCGGCGGTTCACGCAGCCATCGAGGTAGGCCGACGACCGGAATCACGAGGCAAGACCATCGTCGCCATCATTCCAAGCACCGGCGAACGCTACCTCAGCACGGTGCTTTTCGAGGGCATCGAGGCTTGA
- a CDS encoding trans-sulfuration enzyme family protein: protein MHFETIAIHDGQSPDPKTGSVSVPIFQTSTFGRPSLEERNDYFYSRIGNPTRTALESTLALLENGKHGVAFASGVAAMMAAVQVLKPGDHVVSGMDVYGGSYRIFEQLLRPWGVETTYAANEAVESFAECIRPETRLIWIESPSNPLLQLTNIRALSNLARERGIILAVDNTFASPYFQRPLDLGAHIVVHSTTKYLGGHSDVIGGAVVTSDDELHETIRNYQGAAGAVPGPWDCWLVLRGLKTLKIRMEEHQKSALHLARALEAHPAVSRVIYPGLPSHPQHELAKSQMSGFGGMVTIALKGGLPATSKLLNSLKLFVIADSLGGVESLVASPARMTFGPLSQEERDRRACTDDLVRLSVGLENAEDLEQDLLQALATI, encoded by the coding sequence ATGCACTTCGAAACCATCGCTATTCATGACGGGCAAAGTCCCGATCCGAAAACAGGCTCGGTGAGCGTACCGATTTTCCAGACCTCGACCTTCGGACGTCCGTCGCTTGAAGAGCGCAACGACTATTTCTATTCACGAATCGGCAACCCGACGCGCACGGCACTCGAATCCACTCTCGCGCTGCTTGAAAACGGCAAACACGGTGTGGCGTTCGCCTCGGGCGTGGCGGCGATGATGGCCGCCGTGCAGGTGCTCAAACCGGGTGACCACGTCGTGTCGGGCATGGATGTCTACGGCGGCAGCTACCGCATTTTCGAGCAGCTTTTGCGGCCGTGGGGCGTTGAAACCACCTACGCGGCGAACGAAGCGGTCGAAAGCTTTGCCGAGTGCATCCGCCCGGAGACACGGCTGATCTGGATCGAGTCGCCCTCCAATCCGCTGCTGCAACTCACCAACATTCGGGCGCTGTCCAATCTGGCACGCGAGCGCGGCATCATCCTCGCCGTGGACAACACCTTCGCAAGTCCGTATTTCCAGCGCCCGCTCGACCTCGGCGCGCACATCGTGGTGCACAGCACCACCAAATATCTCGGCGGCCATAGCGACGTCATCGGTGGCGCAGTAGTCACCTCGGACGACGAGCTGCACGAGACGATTCGCAACTACCAAGGCGCGGCAGGTGCGGTGCCCGGACCGTGGGATTGCTGGCTGGTACTGCGCGGCCTGAAGACGCTCAAAATCCGGATGGAGGAGCACCAGAAAAGCGCCCTGCATCTGGCGCGGGCGCTCGAAGCGCATCCGGCGGTGAGCCGCGTCATCTACCCCGGCCTGCCGTCCCACCCACAGCACGAGCTGGCGAAAAGCCAGATGAGCGGCTTCGGTGGTATGGTAACCATCGCGCTGAAAGGTGGACTTCCGGCAACAAGCAAGCTGCTCAACTCGCTGAAGCTCTTCGTCATCGCCGACAGCCTCGGTGGCGTGGAGTCGCTCGTCGCCTCCCCTGCACGCATGACCTTCGGGCCACTCTCGCAGGAGGAGCGTGACCGCCGCGCCTGTACCGACGACCTCGTGCGGCTGTCGGTCGGCCTCGAAAATGCGGAAGATCTTGAACAGGATCTTCTGCAAGCTCTCGCAACCATCTGA
- a CDS encoding DUF4395 domain-containing protein: MTASSTPNGIPMPIINLTRYLLLVGIILAIVLQQPLITTGLFFLMLPAVIWGKKASLIFYVGSHLFKKWNATAHTESPKLTRFNNSIAVILLGMAQIAFFFHADLTGYILSGIVALAAFIAICGFCVGCFLFFQYNMKKHKLFGSKTAPQFNTAS, encoded by the coding sequence ATGACAGCCAGCAGCACCCCTAACGGAATCCCGATGCCTATCATCAACCTCACCAGGTATCTGCTCCTTGTAGGCATCATTCTCGCTATCGTCCTTCAGCAGCCGCTTATCACTACTGGCCTGTTTTTTCTCATGCTTCCTGCCGTGATCTGGGGCAAAAAGGCCAGTCTGATCTTTTACGTCGGTTCACACCTGTTCAAAAAGTGGAATGCAACCGCCCACACCGAAAGTCCGAAACTGACCCGCTTCAACAATTCGATTGCCGTGATCCTGCTCGGTATGGCTCAGATCGCCTTCTTTTTCCATGCTGACCTGACCGGATACATCCTGTCCGGAATCGTCGCGCTGGCTGCATTCATTGCCATCTGCGGATTCTGCGTCGGCTGCTTCCTCTTCTTCCAGTACAACATGAAGAAGCACAAACTGTTCGGCAGCAAAACCGCTCCTCAGTTCAACACTGCCAGCTAA
- a CDS encoding M48 family metallopeptidase, translating to MLRSSSESHCFSIPYTIRVSRRAKAARLRLSPYEGLIVVVPTGFDRKQVPALIESNKKWIEKVQRTFDAHRLDDTAMTGRVLPERIALAGIGQSWNIAYRHEPLQKPGIQVYEKAGFEVELVGAVENSQLCREAIEAWLKRQAKQHLGAQLMSLVSEHGFSVSGVSFRKQRSRWGSCSSKGRISLNLKLLFLPPELVRYIMLHELCHTLHMNHSKQFWSTVARFDPNCAEHDRRMKHAWRYVPAWFAMK from the coding sequence ATGCTGCGATCATCATCCGAATCCCATTGTTTTTCAATCCCTTACACGATCAGAGTTAGTCGTCGGGCGAAGGCTGCGCGCCTGAGGCTGTCGCCGTATGAGGGGCTTATTGTTGTCGTTCCTACCGGTTTTGACAGGAAGCAGGTGCCGGCACTGATCGAAAGCAATAAAAAATGGATCGAGAAGGTGCAGCGAACCTTCGATGCACATCGTTTGGACGATACCGCTATGACCGGCCGCGTGCTGCCAGAGAGAATTGCGCTTGCCGGTATCGGTCAGTCGTGGAATATTGCCTATCGCCATGAGCCGCTTCAGAAACCGGGCATTCAGGTTTACGAAAAAGCTGGATTCGAAGTGGAGCTGGTTGGTGCGGTGGAAAATTCCCAACTGTGTCGTGAGGCTATCGAGGCCTGGCTCAAGCGCCAGGCAAAGCAGCATCTGGGGGCGCAGCTCATGAGCCTTGTTTCGGAGCACGGTTTTAGCGTTTCAGGCGTTTCGTTCCGGAAGCAGCGGAGCCGGTGGGGGAGCTGCTCGTCGAAAGGCCGGATCAGTCTCAATCTGAAGTTGCTTTTCCTGCCGCCTGAGCTGGTGCGTTACATCATGCTGCATGAGCTGTGCCATACGCTGCACATGAACCATTCGAAGCAGTTCTGGAGTACGGTGGCGCGGTTTGATCCGAACTGCGCGGAGCATGATCGCCGGATGAAGCACGCCTGGCGTTATGTGCCCGCGTGGTTCGCGATGAAGTAG
- the ald gene encoding alanine dehydrogenase: MNIGIPREIKTLESRVACTPAGVRSLVGAGHRVLVECGAGEASGFSDDKYRLAGAVLVQQPEEAWSADLIVKVKEPLEEEFRFFRKEQILFTFLHLAGVPGLAKALAAAGVTAIGYETVEVGGRLPLLAPMSEIAGKMSVLMGGYYLSKHHGGMGKLLGGVPGVLPGRVLVLGGGTAGLNAARAAAGLGAEVTVMEADQERMRTLESVLPSQVHTIYSNEQHLEELLPETDLLIGAVLLAGASAPKLVTRQMVQAMKPGAVLVDIAIDQGGCIETSRPTTHHDPVFVEEGAVHYCVTNMPAAYPATSTEALTGVTLPYVRRLADLGLESAMVVMPGLAGGLNVWDGKIVQPAVAASLGVECGKNPFV; this comes from the coding sequence ATGAATATAGGAATTCCACGAGAGATCAAGACCCTTGAGTCGAGGGTCGCCTGCACGCCTGCGGGTGTTCGTTCGCTTGTCGGCGCTGGCCACCGGGTGCTGGTCGAGTGCGGTGCTGGCGAGGCGAGCGGCTTCAGCGACGACAAGTACCGGCTTGCCGGTGCGGTGCTTGTCCAGCAGCCGGAAGAGGCCTGGAGCGCCGATCTGATCGTCAAGGTCAAGGAACCGCTGGAGGAAGAGTTCCGGTTTTTCAGGAAAGAGCAGATTCTGTTCACTTTCCTGCATCTGGCTGGCGTTCCCGGATTGGCCAAAGCGCTTGCTGCTGCGGGCGTGACGGCGATCGGCTACGAAACTGTCGAGGTCGGCGGACGGTTGCCGCTGCTGGCTCCGATGAGCGAGATTGCCGGCAAGATGAGCGTGCTGATGGGCGGCTACTATCTCTCGAAGCATCACGGTGGCATGGGGAAGCTGCTCGGCGGCGTGCCCGGCGTGCTCCCCGGCAGGGTGCTGGTGCTTGGCGGGGGAACTGCCGGGCTGAACGCCGCCCGCGCAGCAGCTGGTCTCGGGGCTGAAGTGACCGTCATGGAGGCCGATCAGGAGCGGATGCGCACGCTTGAATCGGTGTTGCCCTCCCAGGTGCATACGATCTACTCGAACGAGCAGCATCTCGAAGAACTGCTGCCTGAAACCGACCTGCTCATTGGCGCGGTGCTGCTTGCCGGAGCCAGTGCTCCGAAGCTCGTTACCCGGCAGATGGTTCAGGCGATGAAGCCTGGCGCTGTGCTGGTCGATATTGCCATTGATCAGGGAGGATGCATCGAGACATCGCGCCCGACCACCCATCACGATCCGGTGTTTGTGGAAGAGGGCGCAGTGCACTACTGCGTCACCAACATGCCAGCGGCCTATCCCGCAACCTCGACCGAAGCGCTGACCGGCGTGACGCTGCCTTACGTCAGGAGGCTCGCCGACCTGGGACTTGAAAGCGCGATGGTGGTGATGCCTGGGCTTGCCGGTGGGCTGAATGTGTGGGATGGCAAAATTGTGCAGCCTGCCGTGGCCGCATCGCTTGGCGTCGAGTGTGGAAAGAATCCTTTTGTGTGA
- a CDS encoding PPC domain-containing DNA-binding protein — protein sequence MKYSEATQGRVFVIRLEDGDILHEEIERFAKAKAILRAWVNVVGGADKGSQLVVGPEESRAFPVNPMTLDLYDTHEIVGTGTIFPDEADNPVLHLHMACGREENTVTGCVRNGVKTWHVMEVILVELLGTEARRVPDKATGFNLLVP from the coding sequence ATGAAATACTCGGAAGCGACACAAGGACGGGTGTTCGTCATCAGGCTTGAAGATGGCGATATCCTTCACGAAGAGATCGAGCGATTTGCAAAGGCGAAAGCCATCCTTCGCGCCTGGGTGAACGTTGTGGGGGGAGCGGACAAAGGGAGCCAATTGGTCGTTGGCCCGGAAGAGAGCCGAGCATTTCCGGTCAATCCGATGACGCTCGACCTGTACGACACGCATGAAATTGTGGGCACCGGCACCATCTTTCCTGACGAAGCCGACAATCCGGTACTGCACCTCCACATGGCTTGCGGACGGGAGGAAAACACCGTCACGGGCTGCGTTCGCAACGGCGTCAAAACCTGGCATGTGATGGAAGTCATTCTGGTCGAACTGCTCGGCACCGAAGCGAGGAGAGTACCGGACAAGGCCACAGGCTTCAACCTGCTGGTGCCTTGA
- a CDS encoding TspO/MBR family protein: MQSWYDGLVKPKFTPPKKVFWPVWLTLYALIAAALIVYFRTPTKPWLTVAIPLLVVHFLAGFSWTSIFFGKKKILAALLDLLFMDVTLVLILLLFFLTNPLAGALLVPYFCWCILATYLNWSLWRLNPPNREQS; the protein is encoded by the coding sequence ATGCAGAGCTGGTATGACGGGCTGGTCAAACCGAAATTCACGCCGCCGAAAAAGGTGTTCTGGCCGGTCTGGTTGACCTTGTACGCGCTGATCGCCGCCGCCCTGATCGTCTATTTTCGCACCCCGACAAAGCCTTGGCTCACCGTGGCGATTCCGCTGCTGGTGGTTCACTTTTTGGCAGGATTTTCGTGGACGTCGATCTTTTTCGGCAAGAAGAAAATCCTTGCCGCCCTCCTCGACCTGCTGTTCATGGATGTGACGCTTGTCCTCATCCTGTTGCTTTTTTTCCTGACCAACCCACTTGCGGGAGCGCTGCTGGTTCCGTATTTCTGCTGGTGCATTCTGGCAACCTACCTGAACTGGAGCCTCTGGCGCCTGAATCCGCCAAATCGAGAGCAGAGCTGA
- a CDS encoding SulP family inorganic anion transporter, translating to MFKPKLITVLPELTKEQLGRDIVSGILVGIVALPLAIAFAIASGVSPEKGLISAVIGGFLISFLGGSRVQIGGPTGAFIVILYGIVQQYGLNGLMIATFMAGVILIIMGLSQLGSLIKFIPYPVVVGFTSGIAVIIFSSEVKDFLGLQMASVPAHFIDKWAAYFTALPTVSPETLAIGLTALFIIIFWPKVSTKIPGPLIALIVTTVAVRMLHLDVDTIETRFGDISASIPAPSVPSLDLGTIRHLIMPATTIAMLGAIEALLSAVVADGMIGGRHKSNMELVAQGVANIVSPLFGGIPVTGAIARTATNIKNGGRTPIAGIVHAITLLAIMLVFGSWAKLIPMPTLAAILIVVAWNMSEQHIFRQLLKSPKSDVAVLLTTFFLTVIFDLTIAIEIGMLLSVILFMNRMANLTNVGVITGELKDVEEEADPNTIITRTIPDGVDVFEISGPFFFGAASKFKDAMHVIGKPPAIRIIRMRKVLSIDATGLNMLKELVNDCRKSDTKLILSGVHVQPLFAMQQYGLADEIGEENIFGNIDDALDHARAILGLPAEGRPKEFVASVEREKKK from the coding sequence ATGTTCAAACCCAAGCTTATCACTGTTCTTCCAGAGCTGACCAAAGAGCAGCTCGGCCGGGACATCGTTTCCGGAATTCTTGTCGGCATCGTGGCCCTGCCGCTTGCCATCGCGTTCGCCATCGCCTCGGGCGTCTCGCCTGAAAAAGGGCTCATCAGCGCCGTTATCGGCGGATTCCTCATCTCGTTCCTGGGCGGCAGCCGCGTGCAGATCGGTGGGCCGACCGGCGCTTTCATCGTCATCCTGTACGGCATCGTGCAGCAGTACGGCCTGAACGGCCTGATGATCGCAACCTTCATGGCCGGTGTGATTCTCATCATCATGGGGCTGTCGCAGCTCGGCTCGCTCATCAAGTTCATCCCATACCCGGTGGTGGTCGGCTTCACCAGCGGCATTGCGGTCATCATCTTCTCCAGCGAGGTGAAGGATTTTCTCGGCCTGCAGATGGCTTCGGTTCCGGCGCACTTCATCGACAAATGGGCCGCCTACTTTACCGCACTGCCGACCGTCAGCCCCGAAACACTGGCAATCGGCCTGACGGCGCTCTTCATCATCATCTTCTGGCCGAAGGTTTCGACAAAAATCCCCGGCCCACTGATTGCGCTCATCGTCACCACCGTGGCTGTCAGAATGCTGCATCTCGATGTCGATACCATCGAAACGCGCTTCGGCGATATTTCAGCCTCGATTCCTGCCCCGTCCGTACCGTCGCTTGACCTCGGCACGATCCGGCATCTCATCATGCCCGCCACAACCATCGCCATGCTGGGCGCGATCGAAGCGCTGCTTTCGGCCGTTGTAGCCGATGGGATGATTGGTGGAAGGCACAAATCGAACATGGAGCTCGTTGCCCAAGGCGTGGCCAACATCGTCTCACCGCTCTTCGGAGGCATTCCCGTCACCGGAGCCATCGCCCGGACGGCAACCAACATCAAAAACGGCGGCCGCACACCGATTGCAGGCATCGTGCACGCCATCACGCTACTGGCGATCATGCTGGTGTTCGGCTCCTGGGCCAAGCTGATTCCGATGCCAACCTTGGCCGCAATCCTGATTGTGGTGGCGTGGAACATGAGCGAGCAGCACATTTTCCGTCAACTGCTCAAAAGTCCGAAAAGTGACGTGGCCGTGCTGCTGACCACCTTTTTCCTGACGGTGATTTTCGACCTGACCATAGCCATCGAAATCGGCATGCTGCTTTCGGTCATTTTGTTCATGAACCGGATGGCAAACCTCACCAACGTCGGCGTCATCACCGGCGAACTGAAGGATGTCGAGGAGGAGGCTGACCCGAACACCATCATCACCAGAACCATTCCGGACGGCGTCGATGTGTTCGAAATCAGCGGCCCGTTCTTTTTCGGCGCGGCCTCGAAATTCAAGGATGCCATGCACGTCATCGGAAAACCGCCGGCAATCCGCATCATCCGCATGCGCAAGGTGCTGAGCATCGACGCCACCGGCCTGAACATGCTCAAAGAGCTGGTCAACGATTGCCGGAAATCGGACACGAAACTCATCCTCTCCGGCGTTCACGTGCAACCGCTCTTCGCGATGCAGCAGTACGGCCTGGCGGACGAAATTGGCGAGGAGAACATCTTCGGCAACATCGACGACGCTCTTGACCACGCCAGAGCTATCCTCGGCCTACCCGCCGAAGGACGCCCAAAAGAGTTCGTAGCAAGCGTGGAACGGGAAAAGAAAAAATAA
- a CDS encoding cation:proton antiporter, producing MHHYDFLGQLVLIGTLAIATILLFQRIRIPPVIGLIFTGIMLGPTGFGVVSDSGLISILAELGVVLLLFTIGLEFSLDDMKKLQKIVFAGGLAQVMLTGMIIAALAFWLLEAIGKKISIQEAIVLGFSFSVSSTALCLKILSDRDELSFEHGKIALGILIFQDMAIVPLMIGLTFLTPGKVISPEATFQEVALLLLFAIGMFGGFRLLMPRIVRMITELHAGEVLVLGALVLCFGAAWLASLIGLSLALGAFMAGMVIASTDGSHRISRTIDPFREALTSIFFVSVGLLLDVNMIELPWLIGVALVVLLVKGIVMTGISMALGFSTRVSLMSGMVLAQIGEFSFVLAGSAKNTGLLDQHMFQLMLTIIVVTMIVTPALISAAPAFAAQMAPVFRFMPLMPEPKPKQPTRTTTSSIACKGEIHAVIIGYGLIGRNVAAVMNATNLLYTVLDTNRKVVSTMRRKGEPLFFGDCTERKSLLRVGTDHCRSVVICIPEIEAAIQCIRQVRIINSEAFIIVRARSFQSASQFYRAGADAVVTEIFETSIQMFSELLRHFKVDPETIFEQQEIIRREGGKLFLEPTAESSASSSKNGKPAGRKSPVPPKPASDQPRS from the coding sequence ATGCATCACTATGATTTTCTCGGGCAACTGGTACTGATCGGTACCCTTGCCATAGCCACCATTCTGCTGTTCCAGAGGATCCGCATTCCTCCGGTGATCGGTCTGATTTTCACGGGCATCATGCTCGGCCCTACGGGGTTCGGTGTGGTCAGCGACAGCGGATTGATTTCGATCCTCGCCGAGCTGGGTGTGGTGCTGCTGCTTTTTACCATCGGGCTGGAGTTTTCGCTCGACGACATGAAGAAGCTCCAGAAGATTGTTTTTGCGGGAGGTCTGGCACAGGTGATGCTGACCGGGATGATTATAGCCGCGCTGGCTTTCTGGCTGCTGGAGGCGATTGGAAAAAAGATCAGCATCCAAGAGGCGATTGTGCTCGGTTTTTCCTTTTCGGTAAGCAGTACCGCCTTGTGCCTGAAGATTCTCTCCGACCGCGATGAACTCAGCTTCGAGCACGGCAAGATTGCGCTCGGCATCCTGATTTTTCAGGACATGGCCATTGTGCCACTCATGATCGGCTTGACGTTTCTGACGCCCGGTAAGGTCATTTCGCCCGAAGCGACCTTTCAGGAGGTGGCGCTGCTGCTGCTGTTCGCCATCGGTATGTTCGGCGGATTCCGGCTTCTGATGCCGAGGATCGTGCGGATGATTACCGAGCTTCATGCCGGGGAGGTGCTGGTGCTCGGTGCGCTGGTGCTTTGCTTCGGTGCTGCGTGGCTTGCTTCGCTCATCGGCCTGTCGCTGGCACTCGGCGCGTTCATGGCCGGCATGGTGATTGCCAGCACCGACGGAAGCCACCGCATCAGCAGAACCATCGATCCCTTCCGCGAAGCACTGACCAGCATCTTTTTTGTGTCGGTCGGGCTCCTGCTCGATGTGAACATGATCGAGCTTCCGTGGCTGATCGGTGTGGCTCTCGTTGTGCTACTCGTCAAAGGCATCGTCATGACGGGCATTTCGATGGCTCTCGGCTTTTCAACGAGGGTGAGCCTGATGTCGGGCATGGTGCTGGCCCAGATTGGTGAGTTCTCGTTCGTGCTGGCCGGATCGGCAAAGAATACGGGGCTGCTCGACCAGCACATGTTTCAGTTGATGCTGACCATCATCGTCGTCACCATGATCGTTACGCCTGCGCTGATCTCGGCGGCTCCGGCATTTGCCGCGCAGATGGCTCCTGTGTTCAGGTTCATGCCGCTGATGCCCGAGCCGAAACCGAAACAGCCGACGCGCACCACGACAAGCTCAATCGCCTGCAAGGGTGAAATTCATGCGGTCATTATCGGCTACGGTCTGATCGGCCGGAATGTGGCCGCCGTGATGAACGCCACCAACCTGCTCTACACGGTGCTCGACACCAACCGCAAGGTGGTCAGCACCATGCGCCGCAAAGGTGAACCGCTTTTTTTCGGCGACTGCACAGAGCGCAAATCGTTGCTTCGTGTCGGTACCGACCACTGTCGCTCCGTGGTGATCTGCATTCCCGAGATCGAGGCGGCTATTCAGTGCATCCGTCAGGTGCGCATCATCAACAGTGAAGCCTTCATCATCGTCCGTGCACGCTCGTTCCAGTCCGCTTCGCAGTTCTACAGAGCCGGAGCCGATGCGGTCGTGACCGAGATTTTCGAAACCTCGATTCAGATGTTTTCCGAGTTGCTCAGGCATTTCAAAGTCGATCCCGAAACCATCTTCGAGCAGCAGGAGATCATCCGGCGTGAGGGCGGCAAGCTGTTTCTGGAGCCGACAGCTGAATCCTCCGCTTCCTCCAGCAAAAACGGCAAACCCGCTGGACGCAAGTCACCTGTGCCGCCAAAGCCCGCCAGCGATCAGCCACGGTCGTAA